TACCTGATTCGCCTGACTGGCCAAGACCATTCGCCTGCTTTGCTCCTGCCGCATTCTGTGTACCAGGAATAACAAGACCTCCAATCTTGGGCGCCACAGATGTTGTGATTTCTTCTGTGCCTTGCACACGCAAAGGTCCGATTCTAGGGTTCTTAAGGAGAGTTTGGAGCATGTTTGGATCGGGACTTTCGACATAGTACTTAGTGTTCTTGAGGACCAGCTTCACCTTGCCGTAACTCTGAGTACAACTTGTGATGAAGTTTCGGATTTCATCTGGCAAAGGTGTCTTGAGGAATCGGTCTagagtgttgatgatgtccTCTGGTGAGAGTCCAACGGAGACGGCAGCATATAAACTGTGTGTTGTAAGGGCGTACTCGTGCATGAAGGTCGGTCGTGACAACGGCTCagagatggtgatgaggaaaTCTTGCGCCTGCTCAGCGAGCGGGTTAAAACTCTCGAGGATGATGCGACCCTTCTGAGGGTCGATCCATAGAGGCCGGTTCTGGTGGTCTTTCTTCAGAACTAGGTAGGAGAAATCACGGTCGCCAAAAATATGCGGAAGAGGATCCCGAATCGCGTGTCTCTTCTGATAGCGATCCAGGGAAAAAATGTCTATGTTTTTATTCAAATCCCGTTCCAGAGCCTCATCGACTGgagcctcatcctcgtccgGCACCTCTTCATTGCTGTCGATCGTTCGTGGTGTTGCAGCGCCAGGCGTTGTCATCCGCGAAGACCTGCCGACTTTCGCTCCCCCCTGCACGGCACCGGCAGCCTTCCTCTTGGGCGGCATCTTCGTCGTGGTTGCGAGCGATTGCGAACGTCGTTTGCGAGCAGTTCCGAActtctttggtggttgtcgTAAAAATGATATGTGGAAAGCAAAGGAGAGTTGGATGTTTGAAAGAATGCGCCTAGGCGTTCATGATGAACGTCACTGAATCATGATGACTAATATTATAAATggagccttgttcttctcgatctgCCTTGCTGCGCTCCGTTTTAGCGTGGCTCTTCCAGGGGTCTACCAGGCGTCCGTTCCCTAAAGCCTGAATAATACACCCCGCCAAAACTCTCACTTTCTCCCAAACTTGACCTGCAACTATCAAACACCCGACCGCAATTTTGAATTGTCCACCGAAACTACATCATAAGCTTAGAACTACTTCTGTTCATCTATCACCATGTGGTACGACAGAACTCAACACGAGTACACGGCTCATGACTAACATATATCTAGTAAACACATTCTCAATGCCCAAGTTGCTGTTCGGTCGCCATGTTGTACGTAGAACCATATTGAAGTTGGCGCCTACAACTTCTCGGTGTCGCCTAAAGCTTATGACGCTAACTTGACATTCAGGCAGAAAATGGTTTGACTGCGTCGAGTGCCATGGTGAACAGGAGGACCACCCTTTAAAAGAAAACTACGAAATGATCTTTGCCTGCAAGAAGTGCAGAAAATGCTTTCGAAAGGATGTTACCGAGTTCGAGGAGGCTGATGAGTTCTGCCCCCACTGCGACAACCACTTTGTTATCGATGCGAAGACGCCTCAGGCGGCCCTGTCAGTCGAGAGCGAAGACGTGCGAATGGACAACAAGATGCTCAGGGACGACAGacaaaagaccaagaccaagggcaTCAGGTCCATCTTTGACCCGTCAGACGATGCCGACAAGCTAGGATAATGGAAGAAACCAGACAGTAGAGGAAAGATCACGGCGTTCAGGGTACAATGGTACACAGCGAGTTGTCACTTACGTGGGGAATAAATCTAATAGCGTGCATCCCGTCATTACTTGTGTTGTTAATACAATGGCACTGGGCTCTGATTCTAGAGGCTCAACGCGCTTGTCTATGTATCCCTTCTCCAAAGACCTCTTTATTCCGCAGCAGAGTCATCTTGAGATCTAGTCAGGATGGCAGCACTGCCAGTTCCAGGAGTTCGgcccgtcttcttcttggcagcctcctcctgcttctcctgCTCGATCTCCTTGACGTAACCCTCGATCTCCGATGTGGGCAGTGTCTCAATAGTAGCACCAGGCGCCATCAGGGAGATCTCGATGTTCTTGGCTCCAGTTTGGACGACCTCAAGCAGCGACTTGATGGCCAGTCGAATGGTTGCCTCTCGGTTCATATCCTCCTTGTAATTTCGCTCGAGGAACTCGCGGACCGTCTTGCTTGAGCGTCCGATAGCATTCGCTTTCCTATTGGAGAGTCAGTGTCATGTCTCCCGCCTTGAAGGGTCTCCGGTGTCTTACCATGCAGAGTAGATACCAGAAGGCTCGGTCTGGTAAAGTCGGGGCACGTCGCTGCCGTGGTCGAAGCCTACAATGAGAGTGCTAATGCCGAATGGTCGGACTCCACCAGCCTGGGTGTATCGTTGCTGAACACCAGCGACATATTTGGTGATGTAATCGATGGTAACGGGGTCTTCGACTGAGAGACGATGGGACTGGGCCTCTAACCGCGCCTTGTCGACGAGGATACGAGCGTCTGCGTTTAAGCCAGCGAAGGCTAGAGCGACGTGGTGATCGAGAAGTTGAATCTTGGAGGGCGTAATGCGAGTATCTTGCAACTTCATAGCCGAGCGCTTCTCGCATCCTAGCACGACAACATCGGTACCTTTGACACCGACAGCACATGTTCCTGTTAAGAGTATAAGCCACTGTGATAATGATATCAGCCAACCCAGGACCTGCTACATACCTCGCTTGACAGCTTCACCGGCGTATTCGACTTGGAAAACGTGACCGTCGGGACTAGTGGGATGTTAGGAAGCTTCGCGATGAGTGTTATCATGAAACCAACCTGAAAACTGAATCTTTAGTTAGCGATGTATCATTAAGCATAGAACAACACTATGGGAACTCACCCGACAGAGCTCTGTCGTATCCGGAAGCCATGATGCAGGTTTGGAGGGAATTGGTTTCGAGAGGACGGTACTTGGGAGCAATTCGGAATGCTTTTGTTCGTGTGATAAAAGCAGATCGAGGGGTTGATGCTGGATTTGGTCGATGGgtgttgacgttgatgtgCTGGGGTGCTAAGCTTCGTCAGAACGGCAGCCTGCCAGTTACCTACGGGCAGGAAGGCTGAGAGCTGGAGCTCCCCAGCTAACAGACAGCAGCCAGTGCGGAGCATCTATCCTCCGATCTCCGATCACTGTTTGTACAGATCTGCGCACATGGCTTTCGCACTTTGCAGCTCCTAATAGTAGGTAGTATATTCATTTGTCTAAACGGTTACCTATTCACATCATGATACCTGTCGACTGATTATTTCGGAGCTGGGATCCACCATGATTGCTTCTCCAATTGTGTgatatccttctcatccattTCCTCAGCACAAACACCccgtcttggtctttgtcgcCGGCACAAGCCTTCCAGTCTTGCTGTTTATCAATCTATATGAGGATCAAATGAGGGTGTTTTCCGAACAATCAaagtttttttttcgtttACATGAAGCGTGAAACgggagaaaaagaagaaagtaaCGACGCGGAATGTATGCCGAGAGTATGGCTTCAAGCAAGAGTacctcagcatccttgatcaGAAAGTTGCAACTTCGGACCACTTCTGACTTTGcaaaacaccagcaacaTGCTGTCCTTTCTCGGCTAATCGCGACCGGAAGTTTTCGATCCACATTATTTCCATAAGGCCGTCCTGCGAAGTCGCATGGATGTCTTTATAAAAGTCCATCGCTACTTTCATGGGCAAGATCAGCATGTCAGGCTGATCCGTCTCGTGGAGGACTGAATCGAGCCCGCGACAAATATCCGCAGCAAACAGGCATCCATGCTTATATTGAGTAATATCAACCTGCAAGTCATACGGTAAATTGGGCCACATATCTGGATATGCATCAATGGCCGGCTGATAAATGATTCGGTGCAGATTCTCAATGCATCGATGAAAGATAATTTGTGTCATCCAGTAATACAGAAATGCAAGCCCGGTGTTTCCGTCTTTAAAGGTGTACAGATTTGAGAATGGAAGAAGACCACTGGGGTTGCTGAATTCATCGACCCAGTAAGCCATAGGATATCCGTAACTGGATCGGGTTGCCACCTGGAACCAAGCATTGAATTGTTTTTCAAGCGAAAGACAATTGCGAAGGAGCTGTTGAGC
This is a stretch of genomic DNA from Fusarium graminearum PH-1 chromosome 4, whole genome shotgun sequence. It encodes these proteins:
- a CDS encoding proteasome component PRE6; the protein is MASGYDRALSVFSPDGHVFQVEYAGEAVKRGTCAVGVKGTDVVVLGCEKRSAMKLQDTRITPSKIQLLDHHVALAFAGLNADARILVDKARLEAQSHRLSVEDPVTIDYITKYVAGVQQRYTQAGGVRPFGISTLIVGFDHGSDVPRLYQTEPSGIYSAWKANAIGRSSKTVREFLERNYKEDMNREATIRLAIKSLLEVVQTGAKNIEISLMAPGATIETLPTSEIEGYVKEIEQEKQEEAAKKKTGRTPGTGSAAILTRSQDDSAAE